The genomic interval GCGGCAGCGAGCAGCACACCGTGAGCAGCACGCCGTGAGCAGGACCCCGTGAGCGAGCGGCAGCTCTTCGACGCGGTCGCGGCCGACTACGACGCGCACCGTCCCGACTACCCGGCCCCGCTGTTCGACGCCTTGGAGTCCGCGATGGGGCAGCCCCTGCTCTGGTCGTCCGTGTGCGACGTCGGTGCCGGCACCGGCATCGCCTCGCGGGCGCTCGCCGGCCGCGGCGCCACGGTCACCGCGGTGGAGCCGGGGCTCGACGCCCTGCGGGTCCTGCGGTCGCGCTCGACCTCGCGAGTCCGGCCGGTGGCCGGCGACGGCAACGCGCTGCCGTTGGGCGAGGGGCTGTTCGACCTGGTGGCCTATGCGCAGTCCTTCCACTGGACCGACCCGCAGCGCTCGGTGCCTGAGGCGTTCCGGGTGCTCAAGCCGGGGGCGGTGCTCGCCCTCTGGTGGAACCAGCACGACCAGTCCGTCCCCTGGGTGCACGAGCACGACCTCCGGCTCTTCGCGGCCTGCGGCATCCCGCCCCATCCTGGCGACGAGTGGACCGCCGACCTGCTGGCGGGAAAGCCGTGGCGGCGCAAGGTCGCGACCGTCGAGATCCCGTGGTCGCGCCGGGT from Actinomycetes bacterium carries:
- a CDS encoding class I SAM-dependent methyltransferase, producing MSERQLFDAVAADYDAHRPDYPAPLFDALESAMGQPLLWSSVCDVGAGTGIASRALAGRGATVTAVEPGLDALRVLRSRSTSRVRPVAGDGNALPLGEGLFDLVAYAQSFHWTDPQRSVPEAFRVLKPGAVLALWWNQHDQSVPWVHEHDLRLFAACGIPPHPGDEWTADLLAGKPWRRKVATVEIPWSRRVGLEELGRNMLTKSYVFALGPHRAAAVVDAELAELGRVHPSGVVDEPFVTYAVLARN